One window of the Burkholderia ubonensis subsp. mesacidophila genome contains the following:
- a CDS encoding LysR substrate-binding domain-containing protein: MKLHQLQALVASAEAGSIRGAARVLGLSQAAVTRALRELEASERLPLLVRAPEGIGFTEYGKALLTHAKLVLKQLEHAQSDLARMRGRVEGRLSVGVTPWLTLTFLAETVLLFRERMPDVRLELYEGLMAVAQPLLRDGSMDFALGQVQPGVAAQEFACEPVLTYETSVMVRAGHPRERVRSIHDLLDQDWVLNFAPDGQAALVDYLFTRHGAQIDERRIVRAQSVAMLQTMLEQADMCTWCPTILSVVPPFGERMRALSLKERFEPRELGIVTRRSSTQSDAARCFIDCLLQVIRRHARSARKEDLALFRTLTLLI, encoded by the coding sequence ATGAAGCTGCATCAGCTGCAGGCGCTCGTCGCGAGCGCGGAGGCCGGAAGCATTCGCGGCGCGGCGCGCGTGCTGGGCCTGTCGCAGGCCGCCGTCACGCGGGCGCTGCGCGAACTGGAGGCAAGCGAACGCCTGCCGCTGCTCGTGCGCGCGCCGGAAGGGATCGGCTTCACCGAATACGGCAAGGCGCTGCTCACGCACGCGAAGCTCGTGCTCAAGCAGCTCGAACATGCGCAAAGCGATCTCGCCCGGATGCGCGGCCGCGTCGAAGGGCGGTTGAGCGTCGGCGTCACGCCGTGGCTCACGCTGACGTTTCTCGCCGAGACGGTGCTGCTGTTTCGCGAGCGGATGCCCGACGTGCGCCTGGAACTGTATGAAGGATTGATGGCCGTCGCGCAGCCGCTGCTGCGCGACGGCAGCATGGATTTCGCGCTCGGGCAGGTGCAGCCGGGCGTGGCCGCGCAGGAATTCGCGTGCGAGCCGGTGCTGACCTACGAGACGTCGGTGATGGTGCGCGCCGGCCACCCACGCGAGCGCGTCCGCTCGATCCACGACCTGCTCGACCAGGACTGGGTGCTGAATTTCGCGCCGGACGGACAGGCCGCGCTCGTCGATTACCTGTTCACGCGCCACGGCGCACAGATCGACGAGCGGCGCATCGTCCGCGCGCAATCGGTCGCGATGCTGCAGACGATGCTCGAACAGGCGGACATGTGCACGTGGTGCCCGACGATCCTGAGCGTCGTGCCGCCGTTCGGCGAGCGGATGCGCGCGCTGTCGCTGAAGGAACGCTTCGAGCCGCGCGAGCTCGGCATCGTCACGCGCCGCAGCAGCACGCAGAGCGACGCGGCGCGCTGCTTCATCGACTGCCTGCTGCAGGTGATCCGGCGTCACGCGCGCTCCGCGCGCAAGGAAGACCTCGCGCTGTTCCGCACGCTGACGCTGCTGATCTGA
- a CDS encoding M20 aminoacylase family protein: protein MDSTRIPPEMAAIEAEMIALRRRLHAHPELGFEERATSGLVADCLTTWGYRVTRGLGGTGVVGTLTRGAGRRLGLRADMDALPIRETTGLPYASRIDGVMHACGHDGHTAMLLAAARCLAERERFRGTLNLIFQPAEEGLGGAQRMIEDGLFARFPCDAVFAMHNVPGLPAGKLGFCDGPFMASADEVRVRVTGRGGHGAAPHATVDPVVVCASIVMALQTIVSRNVNPQALAIITAGSIHAGTASNVIPPHADLELSVRALSPDVRALLERRIRETVHGQAASYGATAEIDYRLGYPVLVNHADETAFARQVARDWGGDGAVIEQLQPIAASEDFAFMLNACPGSYLSIGNGNGDGTAGCALHNPGYDFNDAILATGASYWVALAERFLG, encoded by the coding sequence TTGGATTCGACACGCATTCCGCCCGAGATGGCGGCAATCGAAGCGGAAATGATCGCGCTGCGGCGCCGGCTGCATGCGCATCCGGAGCTCGGCTTCGAGGAGCGCGCGACGAGCGGGCTCGTCGCTGACTGCCTGACAACGTGGGGTTATCGGGTGACGCGCGGCCTCGGCGGCACCGGCGTGGTCGGCACGCTGACGCGCGGCGCGGGCCGCCGGCTCGGCCTGCGCGCGGACATGGACGCGCTGCCGATCCGCGAGACGACCGGGCTGCCGTACGCGAGCCGGATCGACGGCGTGATGCACGCGTGCGGCCACGACGGCCACACGGCGATGCTGCTCGCGGCCGCGCGCTGCCTGGCGGAACGCGAACGGTTCCGCGGCACGCTGAACCTGATTTTCCAGCCGGCCGAGGAAGGGCTCGGCGGCGCGCAGCGGATGATCGAAGACGGCCTGTTCGCGCGCTTTCCGTGCGACGCGGTGTTCGCGATGCACAACGTGCCGGGCTTGCCGGCGGGCAAGCTTGGCTTCTGCGACGGCCCGTTCATGGCGTCGGCCGACGAGGTGCGCGTGCGCGTGACCGGGCGTGGCGGGCACGGCGCGGCGCCGCACGCAACCGTGGACCCGGTGGTCGTCTGCGCATCGATCGTGATGGCGCTGCAGACGATCGTGTCGCGCAACGTGAACCCGCAGGCGCTTGCGATCATCACGGCCGGCTCGATTCACGCGGGCACGGCGTCGAACGTGATTCCGCCGCACGCGGATCTCGAACTCAGCGTGCGCGCGCTGTCGCCCGACGTGCGCGCGCTGCTCGAACGACGCATCCGCGAGACCGTGCACGGCCAGGCGGCAAGCTACGGCGCGACGGCCGAGATCGACTACCGCCTCGGCTACCCGGTGCTCGTCAATCACGCGGACGAAACGGCCTTCGCGCGGCAGGTCGCGCGCGACTGGGGCGGCGACGGCGCAGTGATCGAGCAACTGCAGCCGATCGCCGCGAGCGAGGATTTCGCGTTCATGCTGAACGCGTGCCCGGGCAGCTACCTGTCGATCGGCAACGGCAACGGCGACGGCACGGCCGGATGCGCGCTGCACAACCCCGGCTACGACTTCAACGACGCGATTCTCGCGACCGGCGCGAGCTACTGGGTTGCGCTCGCGGAGCGGTTTCTCGGCTGA
- a CDS encoding ABC transporter substrate-binding protein, with product MKKWMAAAAIALAAGAAHAGGDWAGREIRLAVDPTYPPLEYKLPDGTLAGFGIDITNALCAELRARCVWVESSFDGMIPGLLARKFDVIASSMTITPKRMQQIAFTNRISNAPARLVVHKGSPLLPSAGSLKGKRIGVEQGSAQADYAIANWQAAGVQIVSYPNQDQVYADLVTGRLDAAFQASIAASDGFLKKPQGKDFMFAGAPIDDPKYFGQGDGLGLRKQDVELRDAFNHALAAILANGTYARINRKYFDFDIYGAK from the coding sequence ATGAAGAAGTGGATGGCGGCAGCCGCGATAGCGCTCGCGGCGGGAGCGGCGCACGCAGGCGGCGACTGGGCAGGCAGGGAGATTCGTCTCGCGGTCGATCCGACTTACCCGCCGCTCGAATACAAGCTGCCCGACGGCACGCTGGCGGGCTTCGGCATCGACATCACGAACGCGCTGTGCGCCGAGTTGCGCGCCCGCTGCGTGTGGGTGGAGTCGAGCTTCGACGGGATGATTCCCGGCCTGCTCGCGCGCAAGTTCGACGTGATCGCGTCGTCGATGACGATCACGCCGAAGCGGATGCAGCAGATCGCGTTCACGAACCGCATCTCGAACGCGCCCGCGCGTCTCGTCGTGCACAAGGGTTCGCCGCTGCTGCCGAGCGCCGGATCGCTGAAGGGCAAGCGCATCGGCGTCGAGCAGGGCTCGGCCCAGGCCGACTATGCGATCGCGAACTGGCAGGCGGCCGGCGTGCAGATCGTGTCGTACCCGAACCAGGACCAGGTGTACGCCGATCTCGTGACGGGCCGGCTCGACGCGGCGTTCCAGGCGTCGATCGCCGCGAGCGACGGGTTCCTGAAGAAGCCACAAGGCAAGGACTTCATGTTCGCGGGCGCGCCGATCGACGACCCGAAGTACTTCGGCCAGGGCGACGGGCTCGGGTTGCGCAAGCAGGACGTCGAGCTGCGCGACGCGTTCAACCATGCGCTCGCGGCGATTCTCGCGAACGGCACGTACGCGCGCATCAACCGGAAGTACTTCGACTTCGATATCTACGGCGCGAAGTAA